Proteins found in one Plasmodium sp. gorilla clade G2 genome assembly, chromosome: 14 genomic segment:
- a CDS encoding DNA-3-methyladenine glycosylase, putative, which yields MNEFSYNNNTDSHELKELCYPMKGKKRKHDSITKDNDIINESKVIIKRNVMTTQLFDDINKLSYVYFLLKYYFDNNPMKILNENFYLIDDVLYITEILIGHILWVFDEKQNKLYGSRIIELESYNGVNDKASHAYNNKKTNRNMSMFEKGGISYVYLCYGIHNCLNIVTNVQNIPDAILVRSTEPVYNIEYFLSNKFEKISQYFLSNSILINKNCKDQQKNNSTPKNKRKQQEHIPNKHDNIINETNYLKKIDELINIFKMIKKKQLIKLCSGPGCVTKSQDITRQDDKQYFYVGTNIGKENNINTKNINNKKKKCSDVQKNSKYFNNNEYPKNNNKICNNIHSDNDCTIDISSSKNENKKRNHCKHEYIQEHINQNELIDCYYFLDNIHEIQKSRFFITLCPSISDIMLFFENINNPKHENEYSYIYNIFNEHKNELLEYFHYMKWDKDNFIVQKDKRIGISYAQEAALYDYRFLLKNHPSVSILPK from the coding sequence atgaacgaattctcatataataataatacagatTCACATGAATTAAAAGAGTTATGTTATCCTATGAAaggaaagaaaagaaaacatGATAGTATAACAAAAGacaatgatataataaatgaatccAAGGTTATTATCAAAAGAAATGTTATGACAACACAACTTTttgatgatattaataaattgagttatgtatatttcttattaaaatattattttgataataatccaatgaaaatattaaatgaaaatttcTATCTTATAGAtgatgtattatatattacagaAATATTAATAGGTCATATTTTATGGGTTTTTGATGAGAagcaaaataaattatatggtTCTAGGATTATCGAATTAGAATCATATAACGGTGTAAATGATAAAGCATCACAtgcttataataataaaaaaacaaataggAATATGTCTATGTTTGAAAAAGGTGGAATCagttatgtatatttatgttatggTATTCATAATTGTTTAAATATTGTTACAAATGTTCAAAATATACCTGATGCTATTTTAGTTAGATCAACTGAACCAGTGTATAatattgaatattttttatcaaataaatttgaaaaaatatctcaatattttttgtcaaattctatattaataaataaaaattgtaaggatcaacaaaaaaataattcaacaccaaaaaataaaaggaaacaACAAGAACATATACCAAATAAACATgacaatattattaatgaaACAAACTAcctaaaaaaaattgatgaattaattaacatttttaaaatgataaagaaaaagcaATTGATAAAATTATGTAGTGGTCCTGGGTGTGTAACAAAAAGTCAAGATATAACCAGGCAAGATGAtaaacaatatttttatgtgggTACGAATATTGGGAAggaaaacaatataaatactaagaatattaataataaaaaaaaaaaatgttctgATGTTCAGAAGAATTCTAAATATTTCAATAATAATGAGTATCcaaaaaacaataataagatatgtaataatattcatagcGATAATGATTGTACTATAGATATAAGTAGTTccaaaaatgaaaacaaaaaaagaaatcatTGCAAGCACGAATATATTCAAGAACatataaatcaaaatgaACTTATagattgttattattttttagacAACATTCATGAAATACAAAAAAGCAGATTTTTTATTACTCTTTGTCCATCAATAAGCGATATAATgcttttttttgaaaatataaataatcctAAACACGAAAACGaatatagttatatatacaatatatttaatgaacataaaaatgaattattagaatattttcattatatgaaATGGGATAAAGATAATTTCATTGTTCAAAAAGATAAAAGGATAGGAATAAGTTATGCCCAAGAAGCGGCCTTATATGATTATCGGTTTTTATTAAAGAATCATCCATCTGTATCTATTCTTCcgaaataa